The following are from one region of the Arachis duranensis cultivar V14167 chromosome 10, aradu.V14167.gnm2.J7QH, whole genome shotgun sequence genome:
- the LOC107468302 gene encoding eukaryotic translation initiation factor 3 subunit D — MVGAFEDWTRNFNNPSRPKNPADSVFDFSNDDSFPASADDDSSFRLVDGKPPPRPKFGPKWRFQQQRQLPQRRDEEVEARKREAEKERARRDRLYHLNRSNANANRREAAVFKSSVDIQPEWNMHDQIPFSTFSKLSFSVPDPEDLLLCGALEYYDRTYDRITPKNERRLERFKNRNFFKVTTTDDPVIRRLANEDKATVFATDTILSTLMCAPRSVYSWDIVVQRVGNKLFFDKRDGSQLDLLSVHETSQEPLPEAKDDINSAHSLSVEAAYINQNFSQQVLVRDGNKVSFDEPNPFANEGEEVASVAYRYRRWKLDNDMYLVARCEVHSVLELNKNKSFLTLNALNEFDPKYSGVDWRQKLETQRGAVLATELKNNANKLAKWTAQALLAGADMMKLGYVSRIHPRDHFNHVILAVVGYKPRDFAAQINLNTSNMWGIVKSIVDLCMKLNEGKYVLVKDPSKPQVRIYEVPPDAFENDYVEEPLPEEEQVQPPAEGADGVDTNVTANEAEAKEIDDQA, encoded by the coding sequence ATGGTTGGAGCTTTCGAAGACTGGACCCGCAACTTCAACAACCCGTCCCGCCCTAAGAACCCCGCCGATTCCGTATTCGACTTCTCCAACGACGATTCCTTCCCTGCCTCCGCTGATGACGACTCCTCCTTCCGCCTCGTTGACGGTAAGCCCCCTCCAAGGCCCAAATTCGGCCCAAAGTGGCGCTTCCAGCAGCAGCGCCAGCTCCCCCAGCGCCGCGACGAGGAAGTCGAGGCCCGAAAGCGCGAGGCCGAGAAGGAACGTGCCCGCCGCGATCGCCTCTACCACCTCAACCGCTCAAACGCCAACGCCAACCGCCGCGAAGCCGCCGTGTTCAAATCGTCCGTCGATATCCAACCGGAATGGAACATGCATGACCAGATCCCCTTCTCCACCTTCTCAAAGCTCTCGTTCTCCGTCCCTGACCCCGAAGATCTCCTCCTATGCGGTGCTCTTGAGTACTACGACCGCACCTATGACCGCATCACACCGAAGAACGAGCGCCGCCTGGAGCGATTCAAGAATCGCAACTTCTTCAAAGTCACCACCACTGATGATCCCGTTATTCGCAGGCTCGCCAACGAGGACAAGGCGACGGTTTTTGCAACCGACACTATCCTCTCCACACTCATGTGCGCCCCTAGGTCGGTTTATTCATGGGACATCGTTGTGCAGCGCGTTGGGAACAAGTTGTTCTTCGATAAGCGTGATGGCTCCCAGCTTGATTTGCTCTCTGTTCATGAAACTTCCCAAGAGCCTCTTCCCGAGGCTAAGGATGATATCAACTCTGCACATTCGTTGAGTGTTGAAGCTGCTTATATTAACCAGAATTTCTCTCAACAGGTTCTTGTTAGGGACGGAAACAAGGTGAGTTTCGATGAACCTAATCCTTTTGCTAACGAGGGCGAGGAAGTTGCATCTGTGGCCTATAGGTATAGGAGGTGGAAGCTCGATAATGATATGTATCTCGTGGCGAGATGTGAGGTGCATAGTGTTCTTGAGCTGAATAAGAACAAGTCTTTCCTTACTTTGAATGCTTTGAATGAGTTTGATCCCAAGTATTCCGGTGTCGATTGGAGGCAGAAGTTGGAGACTCAAAGGGGAGCTGTGTTGGCCACTGAGCTCAAGAACAATGCTAATAAGTTGGCTAAGTGGACTGCGCAGGCGCTGTTGGCCGGCGCCGATATGATGAAGCTGGGATATGTGTCTAGAATCCATCCCCGTGACCATTTCAATCATGTGATTTTGGCTGTGGTTGGGTACAAGCCTAGGGACTTTGCGGCGCAAATCAATTTGAACACGTCTAATATGTGGGGAATTGTTAAGTCTATTGTGGACTTGTGCATGAAGCTCAATGAGGGTAAGTATGTTCTTGTGAAGGACCCGTCTAAGCCGCAGGTTAGGATCTATGAGGTCCCGCCCGATGCATTTGAAAACGACTATGTGGAGGAGCCACTTCCTGAGGAGGAACAAGTTCAACCTCCAGCAGAGGGTGCTGATGGTGTAGATACAAATGTTACTGCAAACGAGGCTGAGGCTAAGGAGATAGATGATCAAGCTTAG
- the LOC107468243 gene encoding transcription factor bHLH162, whose amino-acid sequence MEKKHHPGGSTCSTRTERKFIERERRNQMKALYSNLNSLLPPQTSREGISSLPDQLEEATNYIKKLQVKLEKMKEKKNTLLRTIHHQIPNNRSPQIEIQQMGFTLMVVLITALDSHYFMFIEAIRVLHEEGADVVSASYKVVQHAVFHTMHCQVGEYGNGAAARISERLKKFVNDSTYCPF is encoded by the exons ATGGAGAAGAAGCACCACCCTGGTGGTTCTACTTGCTCCACCAGAACTGAGAGAAAGTTCattgagagagaaagaagaaaccaaatgAAGGCACTCTATTCCAACCTCAATTCTCTTCTCCCTCCTCAAACTTCAAGG GAGGGAATTTCTTCACTGCCGGATCAGCTAGAGGAAGCCACAAACTACATAAAGAAGTTACAGGTGAAGCTGGAGaaaatgaaggaaaagaagaacaCATTATTAAGAACAATTCATCATCAAATACCAAATAATAGATCTCCACAAATTGAGATCCAACAAATGGGATTCACCTTAATGGTTGTTCTCATAACTGCCTTGGATTCTCATTATTTCATGTTCATTGAGGCCATTCGTGTTCTTCATGAAGAAGGTGCAGATGTTGTTAGCGCCAGTTACAAGGTTGTTCAACATGCTGTTTTCCATACAATGCACTGCCAG GTAGGGGAGTATGGCAATGGAGCTGCTGCGAGGATATCAGAGAGACTGAAGAAGTTTGTGAATGATTCTACCTATTGTCCCTTTTAG
- the LOC107468334 gene encoding serine/threonine/tyrosine-protein kinase HT1: MGEDHNSWLRRTKFSHTVCHRLNPSTLASIPLSIETEHNSGLKSRPSYPQRSSSPLPETSLSDTFREARHDQKRFSTPGPRGKPSNEGNMDKLRSKELGESKVLRLKSRSNSPNGQMKPDNNSNHQKDLAWTKCLDNSGGGKVTETDERWNVDLSKLFLGLKFAHGAHSRLYHGVYKEESVAVKIIRVPDDDENGTLASRLENQFAREATLLSHLHHPNVIKLVAACRKPPVYCIITEYLSEGSLRAYLHKLQHKPMSLEKLITFALDIARGMEYIHSQGVIHRDLKPENVLIDEDSHLKIADFGIACEEVVCDLLADDPGTYRWMAPEMIKRKSYGRKVDVYSFGLMLWEMLTGTIPYEEMTPIQAAFAVVNKNSRPVIPSDCQPAMRALIEQCWSSQPDKRPDFWQIVKVLEQFESSLAQDGTLTLVQNPLSHDHKKGLRHWIQKLSPVYPNGHVPKPKFT, translated from the exons atggGTGAAGATCACAATTCTTGGTTAAGGAGGACAAAATTCTCTCATACTGTGTGCCACCGCTTGAATCCTTCGACACTTGCTTCTATTCCTCTCAGCATTGAGACAGAGCACAATTCAGGTCTGAAATCAAGACCTTCTTACCCGCAGAGATCTTCTTCACCCTTGCCCGAAACTTCGCTTTCTGATACCTTTAGGGAAGCACGGCATGATCAAAAGAGGTTCTCAACACCAGGTCCTAGGGGGAAGCCCAGCAATGAGGGAAACATGGATAAGTTGCGGAGCAAGGAGCTTGGGGAAAGTAAGGTTTTGAGGTTGAAATCGCGTTCCAATAGTCCAAATGGGCAAATGAAACCAGATAATAACTCAAACCACCAAAAGGATTTAGCCTGGACCAAGTGTTTAGACAACAGTGGAGGAGGAAAGGTTACCGAAACAGATGAACGATGGAATGTTGACCTCTCTAAGTTGTTTCTTGGCCTTAAGTTTGCTCATGGCGCTCATAGTCGGCTTTATCATGGTGTATATAAGGAAGAGTCTGTTGcagttaaaattattagagtacctgatgatgatgaaaatggaACCTTGGCTTCTCGGTTAGAGAATCAGTTCGCTAGAGAAGCCACccttttatctcatcttcaccATCCGAATGTTATAAAG TTAGTAGCAGCATGCAGAAAGCCACCGGTTTACTGTATCATCACAGAGTATCTATCAGAAGGTTCTTTGAGGGCATACTTGCATAAGTTGCAGCACAAACCTATGTCTCTAGAAAAGCTAATAACTTTTGCTCTAGATATTGCTCGCGGGATGGAATATATACACTCTCAAGGTGTCATTCATCGAGACCTTAAACCAGAGAATGTTCTCATTGATGAAGACTCCCACCTCAAAATTGCGGATTTTGGAATTGCTTGTGAGGAGGTAGTCTGTGATTTATTGGCTGATGACCCGGGAACCTACCGATGGATGGCGCCTGAGATGATCAAACGTAAATCCTATGGGAGAAAGGTTGATGTCTACAGTTTTGGGCTTATGTTATGGGAAATGTTGACTGGAACAATACCATATGAGGAAATGACTCCAATCCAGGCTGCTTTTGCTGTAGTAAATAAG aaCTCAAGACCAGTTATTCCTTCTGACTGCCAACCTGCTATGCGAGCTTTAATTGAGCAATGTTGGTCCTCGCAACCCGATAAGAGGCCGGATTTCTGGCAGATTGTTAAGGTATTAGAGCAATTCGAATCCTCGCTTGCCCAAGACGGGACCCTGACTCTGGTACAAAACCCTCTTTCCCATGATCATAAGAAAGGTCTTCGGCATTGGATTCAAAAGCTTAGTCCTGTGTATCCAAATGGCCATGTGCCTAAACCCAAATTCACATGA
- the LOC107468353 gene encoding uncharacterized protein LOC107468353 yields MGGTTMGGRVTRFLSSHRRVKTLEFSYVVEQPQHETSCVVGDVEFEFLDDANIYSACSSDDSNEIELDQHHDDDQDNDDDTCNLEDNRTFWDNQHQILQANVCRTSSLESRIRHATKEALQEIQSEESVCCCGREMAAATSCRSCLMREVSRRLQKAGFDSAICKTKWRSSPDIPSGEHKFLDVIDTTSSKKGEVIRVMIELNFRAEFEMARGSEDYNRLVRRLPEVFVGKVERLTNLIKILCMAAKRCMKEKKMHMGPWRKHRYMQAKWLGPCERNTSTTPLLSSSSMGYSQSHRIIPKPKPRASMLTVDLLDKLSTMHCTAVEVL; encoded by the exons ATGGGTGGAACAACCATGGGTGGTAGAGTAACGAGGTTCCTGTCGAGTCATCGCAGGGTAAAAACCCTCGAGTTCAGCTACGTGGTTGAACAACCTCAACATGAGACAAGTTGTGTTGTTGGTGACGTTGAATTCGAGTTTCTTGATGATGCAAACATCTATAGTGCTTGCAGTAGTGATGACTCTAATGAAATCGAGTTGGATCAACATCATGATGATGATcaagataatgatgatgatactTGTAACCTTGAGGATAATAGAACTTTTTGGGACAACCAACACCAGATTTTGCAG GCAAATGTATGCAGAACAAGTTCTTTGGAGTCGAGGATTAGGCATGCAACCAAAGAAGCGCTTCAAGAAATACAAAGCGAAGAGAGCGTCTGCTGCTGCGGGAGAGAGATGGCGGCGGCCACCTCGTGCCGGAGCTGCTTGATGAGGGAAGTTTCAAGGCGGCTTCAGAAAGCAGGTTTTGATAGTGCCATCTGTAAAACCAAATGGAGAAGCTCACCAGACATTCCTTCAG GTGAACACAAGTTTTTGGATGTGATAGACACTACAAGCTCAAAGAAAGGGGAGGTAATAAGAGTGATGATAGAACTAAACTTCCGGGCGGAGTTCGAGATGGCGAGGGGAAGCGAGGACTATAACCGCCTGGTGCGGCGGCTCCCGGAAGTGTTTGTGGGGAAGGTGGAGAGACTAACGAACTTGATCAAGATCTTATGCATGGCTGCAAAAAGGtgcatgaaagaaaagaaaatgcacaTGGGGCCATGGAGAAAGCATAGGTACATGCAAGCTAAGTGGTTAGGTCCATGTGAAAGGAACACTTCAACAACCcctttattatcatcatcatcaatgggATATTCTCAATCTCACAGGATTATTCCAAAGCCAAAGCCAAGAGCTTCCATGTTAACGGTTGATTTGTTGGACAAGCTATCCACTATGCATTGTACAGCGGTTGAGGTTTTGTAA